Within Candidatus Poribacteria bacterium, the genomic segment CTTTGTCGATAGGAGGGAAAGCGAATGAACCCACCCAAGTGCGATGACCTTGACTACATCCATTTTCTCATCGCCACCCAGAGGGTATTCACCTGCACTGAGGCAGCAAGATGCCAACCTCAAGGGGAGAAAGCCCCAGCCCACGATGCCTTCACAAGACTGCTACAAAGACAGCCTCCCGACACGGAGGCGTTGTGGCAGGAAGCGAAGGAGTTCGTGGAGAAAAAGAAGGGAATTTTGGTTCTGGATGACACCACCTTGGACAAGCCCTATGCGAAGAAGATGGAACTTGTGACCTATCACTGGAGTGGCAAGCACAAAAGGGTGGTGAAAGGCATCCCCCTTTTGACCTTGACCTCCCTATCGCTTGTTTTCCCCCGTGGCAACTAGATCAGCCCGATGTTTCTGAATACCTCTGCTAGTTCGGGATGATCTTTCATCAAGTCTTGTGCTTTCTCCCTTATTTGTCTGATAGTCTCCCTCTGCTCCTGCCGTTTTTGCCACCACTGAGCGAAAATGGGGCCACCGAATATCGCTGCCAGGATAGTAACAAATATCACCGTCCATATAGCCCACATCTGGTAATACATCGAGTCGATCCGTGAATTAACCCTAGCGTTTGATTCTTCCATTTTCTTCGTCAGTTCTCTCTGTAGGGTGATGATATCGTCCTTGGTTACCATCTTACCTTCAAGTGCTTCTATCTTACCCTTCATCTCGGCGATGTCCAGTTTGATGGCGGTTATCCCTTGTTTAATTGGTTCAAGGGCTTGCTGTATTATCTGCTCTACATCCTGTCTTGTGAGCTCGGCGAAGGACGGCAGAGCAAGGGCCAAAAGCAGGGTAAGTGCCAATGCGGTTTTCATGTCGTGGCTCCTTGTTCTCTTAGCGCTTTCTCTAAGGCTTCGCGGATGAATAGAGTAATGGATTTTCTAGACTGGTAAGCGGCTTCTTCAACTTGTTCTTTAAGCGTCTTCGGTATGCGGATTGTAAGTTTTACAGCCTCCTCTGATTTCGCAAGCTTTTGAAATTTTAGAGCTGCCATTTTATCACCTACCATGTGGGTTGTTTTCAACAAAACTAATTATACAGCATGCCGGCATTAAAGTCAATGCCGTAATAATTACCGAGTAAATTCTTATGTGTTAATCTACCACCTGCGCGAAGCCTATTAAGGTTAAAGCAACCACCAGTAATGGTGCTAAAGTTCCCCCTTCTTTTGCCTGGGTAATTGATGCCGTAGCATCATTGGTAGATTGAGGGAGGAAGATAAACCGTGAAGGTCGTCCCCGATCCAGGACAGCTTGTAACCCTGATCTCACCGCCGTGAAGCCGGACGATATGCTTGACTATTGAGAGTCCCAAACCCGTCCCCCCCAACTCCCTCGATCTTGCTTTGTCCACCCTGTAAAATCTCTCAAATATCCTGGGTAGATGTTCGGACGGTATCCCCACACCTGTGTCCGACACCTGAATTTTCACTCTTCCCCTTTCCCTGTCGATCCTGAGGGTCACCTCACCCCGCTCGGTATATTTGACTGCGTTATCGAGCAGATTTAAAAGCATCTGCTCGATCAAAAACGGATCGCCGAC encodes:
- a CDS encoding ribbon-helix-helix protein, CopG family, with the protein product MAALKFQKLAKSEEAVKLTIRIPKTLKEQVEEAAYQSRKSITLFIREALEKALREQGATT